In the Desulfobacterales bacterium genome, ACTGGCAGCAATCCGGCAACTACGTGGACTGGCTGGGTTCGGGCAACGAGCCCGCCATCGGGACGACGTACACCGTCCGCTGGACCTACACCAAGCAGATGATCGAGGGGACGGACTACGCGGACGGAGGCTGGTTCGGACGCTCGGGGCACCCGACGGCGGACGAGTATTTCTACCTGGTCACCGTTCAGAGCGCCACCGGTGAGACTCAATACGATTCCGCTAAAGTCGTGTCGCGCGATACCCTGACCGGGGAAATCAACCGCCTCTCCTGGCTGCCGGTCAGCGGGGCGACCGGGTACCGCATCTACCGCGGCACCCAGAACACGGTCCGCGCCGATTTCCAGCGGCTCAAGGACGTCGCCGCCGGGGTCACGTCGTACATCGACGACGGCGTGGACGAGATCGTGGGCGGCAACCCGCCCGCATCCAACACGAGCGGCCTGACCATGTCCCCCGTGCAGATCGAACCGGGCAACCTTTCCATCATCAACTTCGGCCGCACCGACATCGGCGACGAGCCGGTGGGCGGTTCCAACTGCAGCATCGACTATGACTACTACATCGGACGCAAGGACATCATCTACGCCACCACCCGCGAGATCAAACGGCTGGAAGGCGCTCCGGCGGACTGGCCGAAGCTGCCCATCGTCCCGGAAGGCACGCTCGGACTGTGCAGCGTCGATTGTCCGCCGAACTCGGTTGACTTGACGGTCTTCAATTTCGGGCTGACCCGCATCACCATGGACCAGATCCACGAGATCATCAAGGACGTCGAGGACTTGAAGTACAACGACGCCCAGTTCCAGATGAACAACGAGCTCCAGAACCGGGACGCCCAGACCAAGAAGGGCGTCTATTCCGATGACTTCTCGAACGACGCCCAGTCCGACATTTACCACAGCGAGTGGAGCGCCCGCATCGATGAGGTACGGCAATTCGCCGCCCCGAACCGAGCAGCCACGCCGCAGGTGCTCGATGTTGACTCCGCCGGGAGTGACGCCCTTTTCAAGGACAGCCTCGTTCTCCTGCCGGGCACGGAGCTCGTACTCATCGAGCAGACCGACTGGTCCGAAGACAAGAACATCAATCCCTACGCCGTGTTCGAAAAACCAGACGCCGCCGTGGAGGTGACGCCGAATATCGGTCGGCGCGGTCAGACAGGCGTGGCTGTGGTCGGTTCCAACTTCACCCCCGGCGCGACCGGTGTGACGGTGCGCTGCGACGGGAAGGTGGTGGCTTCAGGTCTCAGCGGCGACGCAGTGGGCAGAGTCATCGCCTCCTTCGTCATTCCCGACGATGTCCGCAACGGCAACCGCGTGGTCGAAATGACCGACGGCACCTACTCGGCGCAAGCCAACCTTCAGGTCAACGATCCCCTGGTCATCACGCGAATCGAAAGGGTCGTGGTCAACCGCACCATCGTGCAGCGTCAGACCATCATCCAGCAGGTGCCGCCGCGCATCATCCGCGTCCCCGTGGTGCGAACCGTATGGCGCTGGCGTTGGGTGACCCGCCGCCGGGACCCGCTTGCGCAGACTTTCAGCTTCGGGGAGAACCGGGTCATCTCCGCCGTGGGGCTTCACTTCACGCAGAAAGACGCTTCCATCCCCGTAACCATTCAGATCCGCGGTGTCACGACCGGGCTTCCCAACGAGGTCATCCTGGCCGAGAAGGTCATCGCTCCGAGCGAGATCGCCTTAGGTTCCGAGACCAAAATCGTCTTCGACGATCCCTTCTACGCGGAGGCGAACACCAGTTACGCAGTCGTGCTGCTGACCAACAGCACCAATTACCGGGTGCGCATCGCCACGCTGGGCCGCCTGGGACAAAACGGGGTCATCACCCGTCAGACTTACACCGCCGGCGTGTTGCTGGAAAGCTCGAACGCCGAAACCTGGACGCCGCTCAACAGCTCCGATCTCACCATGAGAATCTACGGCTACGACTTCCAGTCCGAAGGCGAGGTCCGCTTCCAGCCCATCACCGGTGTGCAGTTCAGCGACCTGAACCTGGATGAGTATTCGTCCATTCCGGAGGGCTGCGGCATTGTCTGGGAATACTCGACCGACGACGGGATGACTTGGGACGCCATTGTGCCGGCGGAAGAGGAGCGGCTGCCCAACCTCGGTGCGCAGGTGCTTGTGAGGGCGATCCTCTCCTCCAACGTTCCCAACGACTCCCCTGTGCTGAACTACAAGGACGTCAACCTCATCGGGTATCTCAACGACCCGACGGGCGCTTATTTGAACCGTGAGAACGAACTCACCCAGGGTGTCTCCTCCACCAAGGTCTACACGCAGATGAACATCCCCAGCGGGACCACCATTGATTGGTTCGCCTCCAACGACGGCGGGTCAACCTGGGAACCGATGTCGATCCAGATAACGCGGGAGATTGACCAGGAGTGGACGGAGTACACGCTCACCAGAACCTTCACAGATCCGAACGGAAACAAGGTCCGCTACAAGGCGGAGATGACCGGCAACAACCTGGTGTATCCGAGGATTCACACCCTCGGTGCGACGTTGAGCTGATCGGAGGAATGCCATGATCGTTCGCAGACAAGGCGGATTGACCGAGTTCATTCCGTCACCACAGGAAAAACGCGAGGGCGTCCTGCGGGATCACACGCTCGATTTGCTTGCCAACCTCGACGCCCGCATGCGGCGCATCGAGGAGCGACACGGCATCTCCACGGACGCCGCCGAGGCGTTCGCCGGACTCATGGCCCGCATCCGGCGGGAGGAACTCGAAGCCGGGCGGATCAACCGGGAACTGATGGACGCCGGATACCTACATGAAGACCTGTCCGCCGCGGCGCTTGCGGCGCAGGCCGGGAGGAACCAACTATGAGCATCACCATAAAGAGCAACACCGATACGATTCTGGAGCTGCCGGGGTTCACCGGAACCCTCGGACCGGGAAAGACCGCCGTCGTTCAGGCGATGACCCCTGACCTGCTCCGCGCCGTGGACCTCGGCCTGCTGCTGGTCCCCTCCGGAGCGGAACCGCCCGAGGGGCTTCCGCCGGTCGTCTTCGACCACCGCTACCCGCACGTTCTGCCTCTTGCCGCCGGGCGCGCTTACTATGTCCGTGTCCTTCGCGCCGTGGATGGTTTCCATGATGGAACCCACGCCAGAAACTTCATCGCCTATTACGGCGACGGCGCGGGTATGACTTGCGCCTTCTCCGACGACGGCTTCGCTTGGGACACGGAAAAGAAGGTCGTCGGGATCGTGGCCAACGGCTATCACGTGGTCTGTGCGCTGGAGACCGCAAACCGGCTGCGCATCCTCTACTGGAACCCGGACGTTCCAAACCAGCCTTACGCCATGGCCGGGCTGCGAACCGCGGTCTGCGATCCGTCGGTCGACCCTGCCGCGTTCACGGTCGACACCCCATGTTCCGGCGATCTGGTTACTGAGGGAAGCGTCCAGGTCTGGAACCGCGGCCATTACGGGCCGTCCTTCCTCTGGTACAACCCGCTGCCCACCTCGGTCGAAGGGAGACCTTTCACCTGGCGCTACGGTATGTATTTCATCGCTTCGACCGGCGGCAACGACAGCCTCGGCCTGGCTTGCTCCGACGATGCGGTCGAATGGAAGCTGTTCGGGAACGGCCCGATCCTCTCCGGCCTGATCGATCCGCAGCCTTGGGAAGGCGCGAACGGTTATATCTCTGCCGCCCACGTCGAGCGACTCGGTGACGGGCGTTGGTGGATGCTCTACTCCGGCGGCTCCGCAGGCAACGCCGGAATCGGCTACGCATGGTCCTGGGACCGTGTCCACTGGCGTAAGGCCGAGATCAACCCCGTGTTCAAAAACGGCAGCGGGCCGTTTCTCGAGCGTTGCTACACGCCGAGCCTGGTTCAAGACGCTGGCGGCTCGCTGCTCCTCTACCGAGCGGCCAAGGACGCCACCGATTACCGGACCTTTGTTTCCCGTCTGCGGGCACCGGCCCTCGGCTGGCGGGACCTGCTCGGGCCGGACCGGCTCGACCAGGGGCTTACCGCGCGGGAAGCCATCCACCGAGGCGTCGGCACCCAGGCCGAGCGCGACGCCGCCATCCCTGCTCCATCCGTGGGCGACGAGTGGTTCAACACCGACCTCGCCGGCGGCGGAAAGTGGGAGAAACACACAGTGACAATCTGGAAGCAGACCTGATCCCCGGAACACCTCTCTTTTCTTCTGATGCCAGGAAATCCCGTAACCCCGCGTGTTTCCGCTGGTTGTGGCAGCGTGTACATAACTCACTGGAATCAAAGGAGTTATACGTCGGAAACGCCTTGCTTTCTGTTCGGAAAGAAGCCTGTATGTGTGTGAACACAAGAGCCAATCCCTTGCCGGGAAAGGGCTTACAGAACGCAAGGAGAGACCATGGACTTACGCCGGATCAACTTCGGAATCGAGATCGAGACGGTCAAACGGACGCGCGAGAGGGTCGCCCAGGCGATCCACTCGGTGGTGGGCGGCCAGGTCCGCCACATCGGCAGTCCGGGGAGCTTCGACCCCTGGGAAGTCACCGACAACCATGGACGGGTCTGGAAGGTGGTATCCGACGGCTCGCTCATCAATGTGCCGGTCCATCTGCGGGCCGAGGTGGTGAGCCCCGTCCTGTCTTACGAGGACATCCCCGTCCTCCAGGAAGTCGTCCGGGCGCTGCGGGCCTGCGGAGCCAAGGTGGACGACCGTTGCGGCATTCACGTCCACGTCGACGCCACAGCCTTTGACGGCCGGACCCTCGCGAATCTCGCCAAGATCGTCTACAAACAGGAAGCGCTCATCCTCACCGCTCTGGGAGTGAACGAGACCCGCCGCCGGAGCTACAGCAAGCCGGTGAGCGACGATCTCATCGCGCAGATCGAGCGACGCCGTCCCAGGACCAGGGACCAGCTCAACCACATCTGGTACGGCTACCATAATCGGCAGCCCCAGCACTACGACAGCACCCGCTACCACGGGGTGAACCTGCACAACGTCTGGTACCGGGGCACGGTCGAGTTCCGCTGGTTCGAAGGGACGCTCCACGCGGGCAAGGTGAAAGCCTACGTCCAACTGGTACTGGCCGTGGCAGCCAAGGCGCTGAACGGCCGGGCCGCATCGAGCCGCAAGCGGTCCTTCGATCCTCAAAGCGCCCGGTACGACTTCCGGGTCTTCCTGCTCCACCTGGGGCTGATCGGGGACGAGTTCAAGACCGCGCGCAAGCATTTGATCTCCGCCCTGCCGGGGGACTCGGCCTTCAAACGTGGCAGAGTGAAACCAGACGAACAACCCGCCCCAAAGGCGGAACCCCTCACGGAGGCCGGGCCTGAAACCCGGCCTCCGGCTTTTTCGGGTGGCGAAACTGGCGGGGCTCAAGGAGGTGCGTCATGAGAGTGCTGATCCGAAACACCGCGCTAAATGGGCAACCGCTGGAAGATGACGGCGAGGTCTTCACCGGGGAGACATTGACCGACGTGGTCCAGGCCATGAAAGGGGCCACGCTCTTTTCCGACCAGCGGGACATCGAGGATTACATCGACATGGTCCTGCGCAACGCCAAGATGCTGGCCGGTGTCGAGCTTACGGTCCGGGGCGACACGCCAGAGGAAAAGGCCGCATCTTTCCTCGATGCGCTGATCAAACACGGTCTTGCCGAAGTGCAGGAGGACAAACCCGCCCGGATACCCATCTCCGCCCTGGTCTGGCAGGGCATCGACGCGGTCCGGCTCTCGGGGCTGACCAACATGCTCGACCGGCCGGTCGTCGCCCGGTTGGCCGGAGAGCTCGGCTGGCCCGACGCCACGCACTGGATCGAAGAGCACCCGAAGGAATATGCCGAGGGCGTCTTCCGCGGATTCATCGTCGATCCGCAGGGAGGGAAACCCTGATGTGCGGACTCGCGGGCGTCATCTTCGGAAAAAAGCGGCGGCGCGTCGAGGAGCGGGAGCACCTCGCCTGGCTCTTCACCCGCCTACTGCTGCTGAGCGAGGAGCGCGGGCCCCATGCCACCGGCGCGGCCTGGCTCGATGCCGACGGCGGCCACCGGCTCTTCAAGCGCCCGGTTACGGCCGAGCGGTTCGTCACGGACAAGGCCTTCGCCGAACTCCTTGCCTCCATGGACAAACGCGCCGCGCTCCTGCTCGGGCACACCCGTTGGCGCACCCGTGGGGACGAACAGGTCAACAGCAACAACCATCCGATTCGCGCGGGCGAGGTGATCGGCACCCACAACGGCACCATCTACAACGCCGATTACCTCTTCCGGCGCTGGAAGATGCGACGCTTCGCCGAGGTGGACAGCGAGATTCTGTTCCGCCTGGCCGCGAACGCCGCGCGGGACGGGGCCATGGACATCGAACGGTTCAAAACCCGGCTCCGGCGCTGCCGCGGGCAGATCACCGCCGTCATCGCCTGCCGGACCGATCCGGGCACCGTCTTTGTGCTCAAGGGGAACAGGCCCTTGGAACTGCGGTGGCATCCCCGCCGCAAGGCCGTCCTCTACGCTTCGGACCCCGCGTATCTGGACGCCGTGCTGGCGGAGGAAAAAGGCTGGAGGGAGCTTCCGGTCCCGCCCATGAGCCTGGTGGTGTTCCGGCGCGAGGACCTGGCCGCGTACTCGGTGGAGCCGTTCGAGTTCGTCGCACAGGAGAGAAAGGGGGCGGAACCATGACAGACACCCCAATGAACCCGATGAAGCAGGCAATGAACCCAAAAGAACCCTCGAACGCGAACACAAACGGAATGCTGAGGCTCTTCGTCTACGGCACACTGAAGCGCGGTTTCTGGAACCACGACCGCTTCTGCCGGGGAGTCCTGGCGGTGGAGGACGCCTTGGTCCG is a window encoding:
- a CDS encoding DUF4815 domain-containing protein, producing the protein MSISRDTFDPTKNYKRVRYHQDRDLLDSELNEQQDIINQERRKLADILFKEGAIVSGFGVTVAANVLTVAEGIVYIDGCLERVPGAVLTYDPAKTSGADYVYVELLKYNYGYNQDAVLINPATGEPTAEREKWVLSLKDHDTSGEALPNNVTQRKVVAVHKFDRETGDVTATVREKSNLYLQDLLGTLPGSRITVASITEDQLAFAAAEGLNSLLQNLAERTYDQAGSYLVKGLDSFIGDNDGENVEVITNAGRAYIQGFRLQKDMPTTTLVPKSTAVKSVRGEQKTYVVGTRRYALNNTPLKETTQVEGIVEIVSNITRGSVGGGEDLLVPNPVVDILEVSQGATVFQEGADWQQSGNYVDWLGSGNEPAIGTTYTVRWTYTKQMIEGTDYADGGWFGRSGHPTADEYFYLVTVQSATGETQYDSAKVVSRDTLTGEINRLSWLPVSGATGYRIYRGTQNTVRADFQRLKDVAAGVTSYIDDGVDEIVGGNPPASNTSGLTMSPVQIEPGNLSIINFGRTDIGDEPVGGSNCSIDYDYYIGRKDIIYATTREIKRLEGAPADWPKLPIVPEGTLGLCSVDCPPNSVDLTVFNFGLTRITMDQIHEIIKDVEDLKYNDAQFQMNNELQNRDAQTKKGVYSDDFSNDAQSDIYHSEWSARIDEVRQFAAPNRAATPQVLDVDSAGSDALFKDSLVLLPGTELVLIEQTDWSEDKNINPYAVFEKPDAAVEVTPNIGRRGQTGVAVVGSNFTPGATGVTVRCDGKVVASGLSGDAVGRVIASFVIPDDVRNGNRVVEMTDGTYSAQANLQVNDPLVITRIERVVVNRTIVQRQTIIQQVPPRIIRVPVVRTVWRWRWVTRRRDPLAQTFSFGENRVISAVGLHFTQKDASIPVTIQIRGVTTGLPNEVILAEKVIAPSEIALGSETKIVFDDPFYAEANTSYAVVLLTNSTNYRVRIATLGRLGQNGVITRQTYTAGVLLESSNAETWTPLNSSDLTMRIYGYDFQSEGEVRFQPITGVQFSDLNLDEYSSIPEGCGIVWEYSTDDGMTWDAIVPAEEERLPNLGAQVLVRAILSSNVPNDSPVLNYKDVNLIGYLNDPTGAYLNRENELTQGVSSTKVYTQMNIPSGTTIDWFASNDGGSTWEPMSIQITREIDQEWTEYTLTRTFTDPNGNKVRYKAEMTGNNLVYPRIHTLGATLS
- a CDS encoding amidoligase family protein; translation: MDLRRINFGIEIETVKRTRERVAQAIHSVVGGQVRHIGSPGSFDPWEVTDNHGRVWKVVSDGSLINVPVHLRAEVVSPVLSYEDIPVLQEVVRALRACGAKVDDRCGIHVHVDATAFDGRTLANLAKIVYKQEALILTALGVNETRRRSYSKPVSDDLIAQIERRRPRTRDQLNHIWYGYHNRQPQHYDSTRYHGVNLHNVWYRGTVEFRWFEGTLHAGKVKAYVQLVLAVAAKALNGRAASSRKRSFDPQSARYDFRVFLLHLGLIGDEFKTARKHLISALPGDSAFKRGRVKPDEQPAPKAEPLTEAGPETRPPAFSGGETGGAQGGAS
- a CDS encoding DUF5049 domain-containing protein gives rise to the protein MRVLIRNTALNGQPLEDDGEVFTGETLTDVVQAMKGATLFSDQRDIEDYIDMVLRNAKMLAGVELTVRGDTPEEKAASFLDALIKHGLAEVQEDKPARIPISALVWQGIDAVRLSGLTNMLDRPVVARLAGELGWPDATHWIEEHPKEYAEGVFRGFIVDPQGGKP
- a CDS encoding glucosamine 6-phosphate synthetase; this translates as MCGLAGVIFGKKRRRVEEREHLAWLFTRLLLLSEERGPHATGAAWLDADGGHRLFKRPVTAERFVTDKAFAELLASMDKRAALLLGHTRWRTRGDEQVNSNNHPIRAGEVIGTHNGTIYNADYLFRRWKMRRFAEVDSEILFRLAANAARDGAMDIERFKTRLRRCRGQITAVIACRTDPGTVFVLKGNRPLELRWHPRRKAVLYASDPAYLDAVLAEEKGWRELPVPPMSLVVFRREDLAAYSVEPFEFVAQERKGAEP